One Vallitalea pronyensis genomic region harbors:
- a CDS encoding fibronectin type III domain-containing protein has translation MKKRILSLVIAILILLQSSPVLANVQIPVKQFAVDNVHYVIGQDVVTGKPIIRPTMNVSWVDPDSWDTTGDYHAPDYYEVGVTNITLDKNNKQKIKVDDSEKTLNIHDELILSTGSLYELSIRPYHFHTTTIGGVSTQVLAPNTGADPIAYAITDLNVELQPTDDSVTVVWDDIGIDTFEYRIVYAVGDYSTKSKQELLNNKEGEISGLSISSGKIARFYDSTKNRFRNSYEIDQNIYPGQIYSILVEPVTDFYNSKPIVKNINYPYIWTCSTNINLRAYEDGEYVRLEWDIPASFKVGQEQSEYELVEARLMEYVGDQPRNIAIFNKDAATMEYYKVLMPDKAVEYQLELRYEAVSDSSKIPIEPKSNKVLFVPEVLRVKPTKPYVPSLLSKSILNILKTKPISDINDELKRKYLVYGDSYSGNIADILESGQTFNIVESSNSINFVWGAFRRKDVDHTSSTYQQTITDTEVYYDVYVTNALEDLAAAPPLLADQKYDVSTPNNLLKDASDEIVGYKYLIHQYYDADKSQLQSITPDSLYYIKLVAKKKWGNEEAVSEPTIVSVYFGYDGDSFEPPSIVKPPLKVKDQDTTTTEVAVIWKEKWWEAITTLPAKYTGLSSWFHQLWVRNNSGVAEFHTAYVDGAEYFNIYEDETEIARLITYVRGIHANYADFDLVKREIDLGADQFGVSDVKYKFAQIPYKTIQDKINSEKLTNPDYSFVDYYDQLIKDDKSGVTTIPWADIEVTKDVDDISYLYYKQDALLPNTLYLFMVYPYRELLSGDVILAHYPTPIVVATKSEDSVITPDPNVPSIYVNGYTDTTMTVTWKYNTNFQYEIKYSNTEDINSAEVLEWSLPTDPSDPKYPTNGAFYEVTADDLFPNTQYYFWIRSIQPATNGTSPWSNAAIGTTKDVEHPLPPRGIGVASSDAMKRHNYEHSVTEDYIAIEWLLHPDDKPDTSGSTSTIQKSFTYLMEVSDNAFFIDPIYIEIAGGTGDVKPDNVEILEKILVKINQLLPNRFYYVRMKTRITVKGPEESQLIVKDSLSYSEPIRILTKYSSSEYDGHTDPALEILPGDDYELIYDKERKELTYRFRGTGTGQDNTPDNNVDQRLIMNLIKKNTYVYQIDVSSYKGYPITKRKIVIPYSIMKAFDTHQVKLSVLAGDMTLDIPHNALRTEVNQQVSHYGVAPVIHIYINQFDNYNVPALMPENVVVPVGIPQTVGMSIGTKTGYKPIKQTDDYMDIRVNAKNRYALYGKQILTYQKDAKYNKWQDIDGKYSVYSGEVTFSTGSLGVFGLYVSNQGITEATTPEVKSHWSAEARMQVLTHYMVVGMDNYDPDKQVTEQQLLNVMYGIITQQKTIDVSKYMDKNTLRKLTLSGIYLPDSNVSVMTRQEGIHMFVKAYEIINGSVLEYDQENVNPLHDKDIEAAYHESVAKAIALGFVQNPEAIRGKSPMTFGEMYQIWSKIMK, from the coding sequence TTGAAAAAAAGAATTTTAAGTCTCGTTATAGCCATCTTAATCCTATTACAAAGCAGCCCAGTTCTTGCCAATGTACAGATACCTGTTAAGCAGTTTGCAGTGGATAATGTGCATTATGTCATTGGACAGGATGTTGTCACAGGAAAACCCATTATACGACCAACCATGAACGTAAGCTGGGTTGATCCAGATAGTTGGGATACCACTGGTGATTATCATGCGCCTGATTATTATGAAGTAGGCGTCACCAACATTACCTTAGATAAAAACAATAAGCAAAAGATAAAGGTTGACGATAGTGAAAAGACCCTCAACATTCATGATGAATTAATCTTATCGACTGGTTCCCTATACGAATTAAGTATAAGACCCTATCACTTTCACACCACAACCATTGGTGGTGTGTCCACACAGGTATTAGCACCCAATACAGGAGCAGACCCAATCGCTTATGCCATTACAGACCTGAATGTGGAACTACAGCCAACAGATGACAGCGTAACCGTTGTCTGGGATGATATTGGTATTGATACCTTTGAATACCGGATTGTATATGCTGTGGGGGATTATTCAACCAAATCAAAACAAGAGCTGCTCAATAACAAAGAAGGGGAGATATCAGGCCTTAGCATTAGTTCAGGGAAAATTGCAAGGTTTTACGATTCTACCAAGAACCGTTTCCGTAATTCCTATGAGATCGATCAGAACATCTACCCTGGGCAGATCTATTCTATTTTGGTAGAGCCTGTAACGGATTTTTATAATTCAAAACCCATTGTAAAGAACATTAACTATCCTTATATTTGGACATGTTCCACCAACATTAATTTAAGAGCTTATGAAGATGGTGAATATGTGCGATTAGAATGGGACATACCAGCAAGCTTCAAAGTGGGGCAGGAACAAAGTGAATACGAACTGGTTGAAGCAAGACTTATGGAATATGTAGGGGACCAACCCCGAAACATCGCCATATTTAATAAAGATGCGGCTACCATGGAGTATTATAAGGTGCTTATGCCAGATAAGGCTGTAGAATACCAGTTAGAGCTGAGGTATGAAGCGGTATCCGATAGCAGTAAAATACCCATTGAGCCAAAATCCAATAAAGTGCTCTTTGTACCGGAAGTCCTTCGGGTAAAACCTACAAAACCCTATGTACCCTCTTTGTTATCCAAGAGTATACTCAACATTCTAAAAACCAAGCCCATTAGTGATATTAACGATGAGCTAAAGCGAAAATACCTTGTATACGGGGATAGCTATTCAGGAAATATAGCCGATATACTTGAATCAGGACAAACATTTAACATTGTGGAAAGCAGTAATAGCATTAACTTTGTCTGGGGAGCATTCCGTCGAAAAGACGTGGACCATACATCATCTACCTATCAACAGACCATAACCGATACGGAGGTATACTATGATGTGTATGTGACCAATGCATTGGAAGACTTAGCGGCTGCACCTCCTCTATTAGCTGACCAAAAATACGATGTGTCAACACCCAACAACCTGTTAAAAGATGCTTCTGATGAGATTGTAGGTTACAAATATCTTATTCATCAGTATTATGATGCAGATAAATCCCAATTGCAGTCCATTACACCGGACAGCCTTTATTACATTAAACTGGTTGCAAAAAAGAAATGGGGGAATGAAGAGGCTGTTTCAGAACCCACCATCGTTTCTGTCTATTTTGGATACGACGGTGACTCATTTGAACCGCCTTCCATTGTCAAACCACCATTAAAAGTGAAGGATCAAGACACCACTACCACGGAAGTGGCTGTGATTTGGAAGGAAAAATGGTGGGAAGCCATTACCACATTACCTGCTAAATACACAGGACTCTCCAGTTGGTTCCATCAATTATGGGTACGAAATAACAGCGGTGTTGCAGAATTCCATACGGCTTATGTAGATGGTGCAGAATACTTTAACATCTATGAAGATGAAACAGAGATTGCAAGGCTCATTACCTATGTTAGAGGTATTCATGCTAACTATGCTGATTTTGACCTAGTGAAACGTGAAATTGACCTTGGAGCCGATCAATTTGGTGTATCCGATGTAAAATATAAATTTGCCCAGATACCTTATAAAACCATTCAAGATAAGATTAATAGCGAGAAATTAACCAATCCTGATTATTCATTTGTGGATTATTATGACCAATTAATTAAGGATGATAAAAGTGGCGTGACAACCATACCATGGGCAGATATTGAGGTCACAAAAGATGTGGATGATATTTCCTATCTGTATTACAAGCAAGATGCTTTGTTACCCAATACATTATACTTATTTATGGTATACCCTTACCGTGAACTGCTGTCAGGAGATGTTATACTGGCTCATTACCCAACACCTATTGTGGTGGCAACCAAGTCAGAGGATTCCGTTATCACACCTGATCCCAATGTGCCAAGCATTTACGTTAATGGGTATACGGACACCACCATGACCGTTACGTGGAAATACAATACCAACTTTCAGTATGAAATTAAATATTCCAATACAGAAGATATTAACAGTGCAGAAGTGCTGGAATGGAGCTTACCCACAGACCCTAGTGATCCCAAGTACCCCACCAATGGTGCATTCTATGAAGTGACAGCGGACGACTTATTCCCCAATACCCAATATTACTTCTGGATAAGAAGCATCCAGCCAGCCACCAATGGTACGTCTCCTTGGAGTAATGCAGCCATCGGTACAACCAAAGATGTGGAACATCCATTGCCGCCTAGGGGTATTGGTGTAGCATCCAGTGATGCCATGAAACGGCATAATTACGAACACAGTGTGACAGAGGATTATATCGCCATAGAATGGCTGCTGCATCCAGATGATAAACCGGATACGTCAGGCAGTACGTCTACCATACAGAAGAGCTTCACTTACCTTATGGAGGTATCCGATAATGCATTCTTCATTGATCCGATTTACATTGAAATAGCAGGGGGTACAGGGGATGTAAAACCTGATAACGTAGAGATATTGGAAAAGATATTAGTAAAGATTAATCAATTATTACCCAATCGTTTCTACTATGTACGTATGAAAACACGGATAACCGTTAAGGGTCCTGAAGAAAGCCAATTAATCGTTAAGGATTCCCTCAGTTATTCAGAGCCTATTCGTATTTTAACCAAGTACTCCTCTTCAGAATATGATGGGCATACAGACCCTGCATTGGAGATTTTACCTGGCGACGATTATGAACTTATTTATGATAAAGAGAGAAAAGAGTTAACCTACCGCTTCCGTGGTACAGGTACGGGACAGGATAATACACCGGATAACAACGTGGACCAACGCTTGATCATGAATCTGATTAAGAAAAACACCTATGTGTATCAGATTGACGTATCCAGTTATAAAGGTTATCCTATCACAAAACGAAAAATCGTCATACCTTATTCCATTATGAAAGCTTTTGACACCCATCAAGTGAAATTGAGTGTCCTTGCTGGTGATATGACCCTTGATATACCTCATAACGCTTTGCGAACAGAGGTTAATCAACAAGTAAGCCATTACGGTGTAGCACCTGTTATTCACATTTACATTAATCAATTTGATAATTACAATGTACCAGCACTTATGCCAGAAAATGTGGTTGTCCCAGTAGGTATACCTCAGACTGTAGGCATGTCCATTGGCACAAAAACAGGCTATAAACCAATCAAGCAAACAGATGATTATATGGATATTCGGGTGAATGCAAAAAATCGATACGCACTCTATGGGAAACAGATTCTCACCTATCAAAAAGATGCAAAATATAACAAATGGCAGGATATAGACGGGAAATACAGCGTCTATTCAGGGGAAGTCACCTTCTCAACAGGATCATTAGGTGTATTTGGACTCTATGTCAGCAATCAGGGGATTACAGAAGCCACCACACCTGAGGTAAAAAGCCATTGGTCTGCTGAAGCACGGATGCAGGTATTAACCCATTACATGGTTGTAGGTATGGACAACTATGACCCAGATAAGCAGGTCACAGAACAGCAGCTATTGAATGTGATGTACGGTATAATAACCCAGCAGAAGACCATCGATGTGTCCAAGTATATGGATAAGAATACCTTGAGAAAGCTGACCTTATCGGGTATTTATCTACCAGATAGCAATGTTTCTGTTATGACGCGACAAGAAGGGATACACATGTTTGTAAAAGCCTACGAAATCATCAATGGCAGTGTCCTTGAATACGATCAGGAGAATGTTAACCCATTACATGACAAGGATATTGAAGCTGCTTATCATGAAAGTGTTGCCAAAGCTATAGCGTTAGGATTTGTGCAAAATCCAGAGGCAATTCGAGGTAAATCACCCATGACTTTTGGGGAGATGTATCAGATATGGTC